The Candidatus Methylomirabilis tolerans region ACCGCCGAAACGACCTTGGGTCGCCCTATATCATCCATGTGGTGGAGAATCTGGCGTTGCAGGTTACTCAGGTCCACCACATCGGCGTCGATGATGCCGAGGCGACCGACACCGGCAGCAGCCAGATAGAGGGCCGCAGGGGAGCCCAAGCCGCCAGCCCCGACGAGCAACGCCGAACTGTTCAAGAGCTTGCGCTGCCCCTTCCCGCCGACCTCAGGGAGGATGATGTGACGACTGTAGCGGCGGATCTGCTCTTCGTTGAAGGGTACGGCCCCCCCCGCCATGGCCGGGATCAAGGCCACCTCGTCTCCGTCCTTGAGTACGGTCCGCTTCCCCCCCAATTCCTCCACCCCTACATTGTTCACATAGACATTGAGGTGACGGTGGAGTTCACCCATCTGATCAAAAACATGCCTGTGAATCCCTGGAAAGCGCGTCTCCAGATCCTCCAGAAGCTCCACCAGGTCGTCCCCTCGACCCTCGACAAGAGGCTGATTGTGAGTCAGCCCTCGATACGGGGTTGGGATGTAGACACGGATTGCCACTCTACTGCCATCCTCCATTGCTGTGTACGCTTCAGCAACCTTCACGCCACCATAGGCATTCATGCATGTGCTCCCTTATAGGTCAGAATGGGACCGACAGGTACCGCTCCCCTGTATCGGGGAGGATTGTCACGACGACCTTTCCGGTTCCAAGCCGTTCGGCAACGACTATCGACGCAAAAACATTGGCCCCGGCTGAGATCCCCACCATGAGACCTTCCTCTCTGCTCAGGCGAGACGCCATCTGATAGGCATCCTCGTCCTCAACAGCAATGATCTCATCAACTACTTGCATGTTCAGCACGCCTGGAACGAAGCTCGCGCCAATTCCTTGAATGCCATGCGGCCTGGACCTGCCTCCCTGCAACACGGGGGATCTGGCCGGTTCCACCGCGATCACCTGAACGTCAGGAACTTCACTTTTCAACACCTCACCTACCCCGGTAATCGTCCCGCCGGTCCCGACGCCGGCCACAAAGGCATCGATCTGTCCCTCAGTGGCTTTCAGAATCTCTTGCGCCGTAGTAAGACGGTGAACCGCCGGATTGGCTGGGTTTGCGAATTGCTGTGGCATGAAGTAATCAGGATGTTGCGCCACGAGAGATTCTGCGGCATAGACGGCCCCGCTCATCCCTTCAATAGCAGGCGTCAGGATCACCTCGGCTCCGAATCGGCCGACTAACCTTTGCCGCTCCTGGCTCATATCTTCCGGCATCGTCAGGATCAGGCGGTACCCCTTGACGGCAGCCACCATCGCAAGCCCGATCCCGGTGTTGCCGGAGGTCGGCTCAACGATTGTGTCGCCCGGCTTCAGTCGTCCGCTCCGCTCTGCCTCCTCGATCATCGCAAAAGCGATCCGATCCTTCACGCTTCCACCCGGATTGAGCGACTCCAGCTTCCCAAGGATCCGAGCCGATCCAGGACGCGGTATCCGCTGCAACTGGACCAGCGGGGTATCGCCTATTAGCTCCAGGACGTTTCGAACCAACCGTGGCATCTACGCGTTCAATCTCCAGACATCCCGAACGGCTCAGATCTGGTAACTAACCCTCTGTCGCTCCTGTTTCGTCCGGAACCGCTGACAGAGGTCTTCGAGTGTAGTCTGATCCACGATCTGTGCGACAGCGTCGCGCACATCGGCCCAGATGTCTCGCAGAGAGCAATGAGGCTCCTCGATACAGATCTCACGCGGTCCGCTATCGACACAAAAGATCGGCACGATCGGACCCTCCATCGCCCTGATGATGGCCCCAACTGTAATCTCTCTGGGATGCTTTGCCAGGTAGTATCCCCCACTCATTCCCCGCTTACTTTCAACAAAGCCGGCTCGTTTGAGACTCAACAGGATCTGCTCCAGGTAACGAGCGGGCAGATGTTGTCGTCGGGCAATCTCCTCTATCTGGATCGGCCCTTTCTCATAATGGAGGGCCAGATCCTGCATGGCTCGTGTCGCGTAGTCGCCCTTCGTGGATACTCGCATATCGAATCACCCAGCAAATACCGATTAAGTCGATTGAGTTACTCTGGTATTTATAGCTTCAGCGAAAAGCTATGTCAAGAATTTTTTGTAACCTCAGATTTATATTGGAAAATTACACGGCTATTCACTGTCAGCAAGTCGCTATAATCCTCTTGCTCATTGCCTCCTTTTCTGCTATCGTCGACCCGAAAGTTTCGCTTCGCGCGTCATGGCGAGGGAGCAGCGTGACCGAAGCAAGCTTGTAGTTTTTGACGCGCACCGTCGTGATGAAAGAACCGGATGAAGAACGATGGGATGGCTTTGCCTTCGGCTCGCAATGACCCATGGGGGAACATGAAGAGGCAACTCAGGCTTGGTGTACTGGCCTCGGGTCGAGGGAGTAACCTTCAGGCAATCATCGAAGCCGGTAAAGCCGGAACGGTTGACGCGCTCGTCGTCATCGTTGTGAGTGACGTGGCGAATGCCCGCGCGTTGGAGCTGGCTCGAAGGTACGGGATCGAAGCTGTATTCGCTGATCCCCGCCTGCACGCGACAAACGAAGAGTTTGATGCTGCGGTCATCGACCTGCTGCGCAAGCACGAGGTCGAGCTGGTCTGTCTGGCAGGCTATATGCGTCTGCTAAGTTCCTCGTTTATCGAGGCTTACGCACATAGGATCATGAATATTCACCCCGCGCTCCTGCCTGCCTTTCCCGGTCTGCATGCTCAACGAAAGACCGTACAATACGGATCGAAGTTCTCCGGTTGTACCGTCCACTTCGTCGACGAGGGGATCGATACCGGTCCCATTATCATCCAGGCGGTAGTCCCGGTACTGGACGATGATACCGAAGAGACCCTCTCGGCCAGGATCCTTGTTTCTGAACACCAAATCTATCCACAAGCTATCCAACTCTTCGCCGAAGGACGGCTGGAGATTCGCGGTCGCCGGGTATGCTGCCATGAGGCTTACGCCTCGCAGGGCGGATGACAAGCGGGACTGGGGAGCAATGCACCCATGACGATGTCGACTGAGCCTGTTCACGAAACGGGATCGATACAGGTCCGGCGAGCCTTAATCAGCGTCTCGGATAAGACCGGGCTGATTGAGCTTGCATCAACTCTACAGAAGCTATCCGTCGAGATCATCTCCACCGGCGGAACCGCTCGCGCGCTGCGGGACGCCAACATACCGGTGGTCGATGTGGCCGACATCACAGGCTTCCCTGAGATGCTGGACGGGCGAGTCAAAACACTCCATCCGAGGATTCATGCCGGCATCCTGGCGAAGCGGCATGATCCCGAACACCAGCAGAAACTTCGCGAGTTCGGCATCTCATTCATCGACCTCGTGATCATCAACCTGTATCCGTTCGAGGCCACTGTTGCCAGGGCGGACACCTCCTTCGAAGAGGCCATCGAGCAGATCGATATCGGCGGACCCAGCCTTATCAGAGCTGCTGCAAAGAATTTCGAGGATGTTGCAATCGTCACCGATCCTGCCGATTACGCGACGATCGGTGCGGAACTACAGCATGGGGAGGGCTGTCTGTCGAGGAGTCGCCGGTTGCAGCTAGCGACAACGGCCTTCGCGCGCGTAGCTTGTTACGATGCGCTAATCGCTGCGTATTTGAAGCGGCAATGTGGCGAGACAGATGATCCCGCGCTCCCCGATCGCCTCGACCTTCACCTGGTTAAACTACAGCAACTCCGCTACGGCGAGAACCCGCACCAGCGGGCGGCCCTGTATGGCAACGCCCTCACACGTGAACCGTCTGTAGCAGGGGCTCAGCAGCTTCAAGGAAAGGAGCTCTCATTCAATAACCTCATGGACCTCAATGCAGCCTTTACCCTTGCAAGAGAATTCGATGACCCTGCCGTCGTCATCGTAAAACATACGAATCCGTGTGGTGTCGGTATCGGCTCCCGGCTCTGTGAGGCATATCAGCGCGCTCTGGCTGCGGATCCGACCTCGGCCTTCGGCGGGGTCCTCAGCCTCAACCGACCGGTCGATGGTGACACTGCTCGCGAGCTTACTGCCACCTTTGCGGAGGCTGTGGTTGCGCCGGGATATCATGAGGCGGCGCTCGCCATCCTGCGAGAGAAGAAGGCCCTTCGACTCTTGCAGATCGAACCATGGCCGGCAACAACATCCCCTGATCGAGCGGCCCTGGAATTGCGACCGATCGTCGGCGGGATGCTCGTACAGGAGCGTGATCAGATCGATTGCTATCCCGATACCCTCCGCGTCGTTACCCGCCGCGAGCCCACCGATGCTGAGATGCGAGCGCTTCGGTTCGCCTGGAAGGTGGCAAAGCACGTGAAGTCCAACGCGATCGTCCTGTCACACGACTGCGCGACGGTAGGGATCGGCGCCGGACAGATGAGCCGGGTCGATGCCTGTCGGCTGGCCATCATGAAGGCCGTCTCATCCACCAAGGGAACGGTTCTCGCGTCCGATGCCTTCTTTCCGTTTCGGGACGGGGTGGATGTGGCGGCTGAGGCCGGTGTCACCGCGATCATCCAGCCGGGAGGCTCCATCCGTGATGCCGAGGTGATCCAGGCAGCGGATGAGGCCGATATCGCAATGGTCTTCACGGGCATTCGACACTTCCGGCATTGATGTCCGGGCGATGAAGAGACTGATGGGAGCTCCAATGCAGATTCTCGTGATCGGCTCAGGCGGCAGAGAGCACGCCCTCGCGTGGAAGATCGCTCAGAGTCCGAAGGCGGCGAAGGTCTGGGCTGCGCCTGGAAATGTCGGAATAAGTGAGGTGGCCGAGTGTGTGAACATCAGCGCCTCCGATATCCGCCTCCTGGCCGATTTCGCCGAGCGGAAACGGATCGACCTGACCGTCGTGGGACCGGAGGTTCCGCTTACGCTTGGGATCGTGGATGAATTCGAGCGCCGCGGGCTCCGCATCTTCGGACCCCGGAAAGATGCTGCCATCATTGAGGAGAGCAAGGTCTTCGCCAAGATCTTCATGAAGAAGTACCGTATCCCTACCGGCTTTTTTCAATCATTCGACCGGGCAGAGGAGGCCACACGATACGTCAAGGAGATCGGTGTCCCCCTGGTCGTCAAGGCCGATGGCTTGGCGGCTGGAAAGGGGGTCATCGTCTGCTTTGAGCTGACCGAGGCGCTGGACGCCGTCAAGAAAATCATGGAGGAGCGCCTCTTCGGCGACGCCGGCGATCGGATTGTGATCGAGCAGTATCTGGAGGGAGAGGAGGTCTCTTTCCATGTGTTAACCGACGGAGACACTGTTTTACCTCTGGCATCATCCCAGGATCATAAGCGCGTGTTTAACGACGACCAGGGTCCCAATACCGGCGGCATGGGGGCCTACTCTCCGGCGTCGGCTATCACCGAACCAATGAACCAGCAGATCATGGAGCGTATCATGATCCCAACCATCAGAGGCATGGCGGCCGAAGGACGGCCGTACAAAGGCGTCCTCTATGCCGGTCTGATGATCGGGTCGGGTGAGATCAAGGTGCTCGAGTTCAACGCCAGGTTCGGCGATCCGGAAACACAGCCGCTGCTCCTGCGGATGAAGTCCGACCTGGTCCCACTGCTGGAGGCGGTCGTAGATGGTCGCTTACGAGATCACACGATCGACTGGAGGTCGGATGCAAGCGTCTGCGTAGTCATGGCCTCGAGAGGCTATCCCGGTCCATACGACCAGGGCGCTCCGATCACCGGACTCAAGGAAGCGGCTGCCGAGCCTGGCGTCATGATCTTTCACGCCGGGACGAACCGCACAAAAGATCAGACCCTCACCGGCGGCGGACGGGTCCTTGGTGTTACCGGCATCGGACGAGACATCCATGGGGCAATCGCCACCACCTACCGGGCGGTCAAGAAGATCCATTGGGAGGGCGCGCACTACCGGACCGACATCGGCGTTCGCGCCCTCTCCAGAATTTCATAATAGTTCGACAACGCACCCCCCCGCGTCGCGGAGGCAGTAAAAGACATGGAAGGAGCGACAGGTGACCTCGCATGATAGCATGGCAACGCACCCCGTAGTCGGGATCGTCATGGGCAGCGACTCCGACCTGGCAGTAATGGAACTCACCGCCAAGGCGTTGGAGCGATTCGGGATCCCATTCGAACTCAAAATCTCCTCCGCTCATCGCTCCCTTGACGCGACGCTGAACTACGTCCGGCAAGCCGAGGCGCGGGGGATCAAGGTGATCGTCGCCGGCGCCGGCGCCGCAGCTCATCTTGCCGGCGTCATTGCTGGCCAGACCACACTCCCGGTCATCGGCGTTCCACTGGCCTCAACCTCGCTGAAGGGACTGGATGCGCTTCTCTCCGTCGTCCAGATGCCCGGGGGGGTTCCGGTCGCAACTATGGCTATCGGTGAGGCGGGAGCGAAGAACGCCGGTATCCTGGCCGCGCGGATTCTGGCACTGTCGGACGAGGCCCTCCAGCACACGCTGCAATCATTCAAGGAGGCCTTGGCCTCCGAAGTGGAGGACAAAGATCGCACGCTCCAAAAGCGCCGCTCCTGAACTCCCCTTATCACAGATCGCTTGCTCCAGGGAATCGTCTACGCACTGGACACATCCGGCAAGTTACCGGCAGATCTCGCTGTTGCTCCTTCTCTTCCTTGGCTTCGTCGCCGTCTTTCACCTCTGGTTCATCAACTCAGGTCGGTTCAATCTGGCACCCGACGAAGCGTACTATTGGACCTGGTCGAAACGGCTGGACTGGAGCTACTACAGCAAAGGGCCGATGGTCGCCTACCTCATCGCCCTGTCCACGAGGGCAGGAGGCGACACCGAGTTCTTCGTCCGGCTTCCTGCGGTCCTGCTTTCAACCGGAACCGCCTTGCTTACGTTCCTGTTGGCAGATCGGCTCTGTCGCTCCGGATGGGCCGGCCTGAAAGCGGTGTTGCTCCTGGCCGCCATACCGCTTTACGAGGCGGGCTCGATCCTGATGACGATCGATGCGCCGCTGGTATTCTTCTGGTCTCTCACGCTGTTGCTGATTCATCGCGCGCTCACAGCAGACGGCAACGCCTGGTGGTTTTTCGCGGGGATCGGCCTCGGCCTTGGTCTGCTCAGTAAATACACGATGGCAATCATGATACCCCAGACTTTTTTGTATCTTATATTGTCCCGCGACCATCGGTTCTGGCTGCGGCGGTCAGGCCCCTACCTTGCTCTCGGGGTGGGGCTCCTCCTCTTTACTCCCGTCATATATTGGAACACGACGCACAATCTGGTCTCGTTTCGCCACCTCCTGGAGCAGCTTGGAGGAGGGAAGGAGACAGTGATGCCGCTGAAGAGTCTGGGAGAATTTGTGGCATCCCAGGTGGGTGTGGTGACCCCCGTACTGTTCACCCTGCTCATAATCGGGATCTGGGAGGTTGGACGAACCGGATTTGTCCGGCGCAGTGACGACACCTCACTGTTTCTCTTCTGTGCTTCCGTACCTCTGCTGTTCGCCTGCGTCATCATCAGTCTATGGACAAAGGTCCAGGCAAACTGGGCCGCACCCGCTTTTATCGCTGCAGCCATCGCTGCCGCCAAGTGGCGGTCAGGTCCCCCTACACCAGGCTATCCTGCCTGGCGATGGACACGCAATCGCGCACTTTTCGCCGGCGCCTTACTGACCGGATTTCTCGTCAGCGCCATTGGTCACTTTCCGCATGCCCTTGCCTCGGTCGGGCTGCCGCTTCCTCACAAGCTCGATCTGACCCGTCGCCTCAGAGGATGGACAGAACTCGGAACGCATGTCAGTGCAGTCTATCAAGAGATGAGTCGAAGCAGATCGACGTTCGTCTTCAGTGACCGGTATCAGATTGCCAGTGAGGTAATGTTTTATGTGCCGGCCCACCCGAGAACCTATAACATCCAACTCGAGCGACGAATGAATCAGTTTGACGTGTGGGGTGGGACCGAGGAGGTCCGAGGTTGGAACGCCATCTTCGTGGCGGATCGGCCTGACCCTCCAGAAGCGGTTCTCCGCTCTTTCGACATGGTCACGCTCGATCAGCCGACTCATGACTCGACCGTCGGTCGGTCGCGTGTCTCTGACTCGTGGTCAATCTTCCGCTGCTATGGTTTTCGGGGGTTCCCTCCGGCTCGGCAGCTCTGGTACTAGATGAAAGACACCTCACCACCATGCGCTTTGAACGACGATCTTCAGCGGGCGCCGTGGCCGTCCATCGTTATCCCCTTTTACAACGAGGAGGAGAACGTTCGTCCACTCCATGATCAGATCGTCTCGGCTCTTAGCGGTCTTACGCGATCCTACGAGGTGATCGCCGTGGACGATGGCAGCACCGATCGGACACTGGCCATTCTTGAGGCGATTGTCAAGGAAGACCCGAGGTGGAGGGTGGTGGTGCTCCGACGAAACTTCGGGCAGACTGCCGCATTATCCGCCGGCTTTGACCACGCCACAGGCGACGTGATTGTTACCCTTGATGGGGACCTTCAGAACGATCCGGCCGATATCCCGAGGCTGCTGGAGTTGATCCAGGACTACGACGTCGTCAGCGGCTGGAGGGCCGATCGCAAGGACCCCTTCCTCTCAAGGCGGCTGCCGTCTATGCTGGCAAACCGGCTCATTTCCGCCACAACCGGCGTAAGGCTTCACGACTATGGGTGTACCCTGAAGGCATATCGACGGGTGGTAGTGGAAAATCTCCGCCTGTACGGTGAGCTACATCGATTCATTCCCGCTATTGCCAGTTGGATGGGGATCGCCATCGCTGAAGTCAAGACGAACCACCGTCCCAGACAATTCGGGCACTCAAAGTACTCCATTGCCAGAACGGTGCGGGTCCTTCTGGACCTGATCGCCGTGAAATTCCTCCTCCGATTCAGTACGTCCCCGATTCAGATCTTCGGCGGGTTGGGACTGACCGTCGGAGTTGCCGGTGGAGGGCTGCTTCTGTATCTGGCCGGTCTCAAACTGCTCATGGGCCAACAGATCGGCGGGCGACCGCTCTTGCTGCTCGCCATCCTCCTGCTGATTCTGGGGGTGCAACTGGTGGGTATGGGCCTGCTCGGTGAAATGGTGGCACGAGTTTATCACGAAACGCAGCGCAAACCGATCTATATGGTCCAGCGCACAATCCATGGGGGTCAAGGTCGGAGGGATGGATGCTGAAGCCGGCCGATAGCTCTACTGGCAATGCCTGGCAGTTTTGGCTGAAGCTTACCGTCAGCATCGCGCTGCTGACTCTCCTCTTAGCCAAAACCGATCTGCAAGCCCTCTGGACCCTCTTTCGCTCCCTGCGCATCCCGATCTTTTTCGGATCGATTCTCCTCTATCTGGTGACTCAGTTGCTCAGTACGGTACGTTGGAGGTGCCTGCTCCGTGCCGAGCACATTTACCTTTCCCACTGGCGTCTCATCCTGCTGTATTTTGAGGGGATGTTCTTTAACCTGATGTTGCCCACCGCCATCGGCGGCGATCTGGTTCGTGGCTATCAGGTCTCACGACTGACAGAGCGACGCGAGGCATCGCTAGCCTCTATCCTCGTAGAGCGACTCTCCGGCTATGCGGCGCTCACCATCATTGCCTGCATCGCCATTATCCCCGCATACGCCCACGTACGCGATCCACTGATCATCTGGTTGACGGTGGGTTCGGCGGCAGGGATGGTCGGGCTTATTGCTTCACTGCTGAGCGATCGGCTTCAGGCGCTGTTTTTCAGGGTGCTTCATGGCGTGGGCCTTGGGCGGTTTCACGATACGATCCATCGGCTGTACGAAGCGGTCCAGCGGTACTGGACCCATCGTCAGGCCCTCCTGCTCGCATTAGGGCTTTCATTCATCTTACAATCGCTGGTCATCACGATCTTTTACCTGATTTCACTGGCCCTCAACCTGTCCGTCCCCCTCCGCTATTTTTTCCTGTTTGTCCCGTTGATCAGCGTGATCTCGATGCTGCCTATTTCGGTCGCGGGTCTTGGTCTTCGTGAGGGAAGTGCCGTCTACCTCTTCACTACGGTCGGCCTGGATTCTGCCAGCGCGATCAGCCTCTCCTTGCTCTGGTTCGCTGTCACGGCTCTCTGCAGCGGGTTAGGGGGAGTGGTGTTTCTGTTTGGCCGCGCACAGCCCCGCGCGCAGCCGTAAATCTGGAGCAAACAGTGTCTGTTCTGCCGTGGCTAGAGAAACTGCGCGAGTGGGATGAAGCGGGATTCCACCTGATTAATAGAAGTCTGCGAAATTGGTTCTTCGATCTTCTGATGCCGTTCGTCAGCAATAAATGGAACTTCGCCTTCCCAGCGGCGGCCCTACTTGTGTACATCTTCCTCTTCCGTCCAAAACGCGATCGCATGATAGCTGTCTTCGCCATCGCTGTGATTCTCCTCACCGATGAAACCAGCCAACTCCTGAAGGATCTGTTCCAACGAACTCGGCCATTTCATCCTCTCAGGGACACCACGCGTCTTGTTTCATTCTCTTTCCCCTCAAACCATGCCAGCAACATGTTTGCCTTAGCTACGGTTCTCTCCTATAATTACCCACGAGCAGGATTCATCTGCTTCTCTGCAGCCGCTCTGGTTGGGTATTCCCGGGTCTATGTCGGCTCCCACTATCCGTTTGATGTGCTGGCCGGAGCACTCTGGGGAGTGTTTGTCGGACTTCTTAGCGCCGCAGTGATCCAGCGGCTGATGCGAATTATACAAGTCCGACTTACAAATAGATCGAGAGACAACAAAGACCATTCGGCCTACGGGCCGGAAACCTTTCAGTAGTGCCTTGAGGAGATCAATGATGAGTGATCAACAGATTCGACTCACGTCCTTATCGCATGGGGCGGGCTGAGGGTGCAAGATCAGCCCGGCTGATCTGGCCCAGGTGCTGGGCCGGCTTCCACGATTTGACGACCCTAATATCCTTGTGGGGGCGGAGACCTCCGATGATGCCGCTGTCTACCAACTGGACAGTCGACAGGCGATCGTCCAGACTGTGGACTATATTACGCCCGTCGTGGACGACCCGTATAGCTGTGGCCTGATTGCTGCCGCCAACTCTCTGAGCGACATCTATGCCATGGGCGCCACTCCACTGTTCGCTCTCAACATTGTCGGTTTTCCAGTGGGATCGCTCCCGCTGAGTATTCTGGAAGACATTCTTCGCGGCGGCGCCGATAAGGTTCATGAGGCTGGGGTTCCAATTATCGGAGGACACAGTATCGATGACCCGGAGCCGAAATATGGCCTCGTCGTGACCGGGCTGATCGATCCTGCAAAGATCTTGAAGAACTCGACCGCTCTCATCGGGGATGATCTGATTCTGACCAAACCTCTCGGCATCGGAATCATCACTACGGCCATCAAACGCAGCAAAGCGGCACAATCAACAATCGATGCTGTCGTCGCTCTCATGGCTACTCTGAACAAAAGCGCATCGGAGGTCATGGTGGAGGTGGGCGCACATGCATGCACGGATGTTACAGGTTTCGGGCTTCTCGGTCACCTGCGCGAGATGACAGCGGGCAGCAAGGTAGGAGCGCGAGTGTCGCTCTCAAAGGTTCCTATTCTCCCGGAGGCCTGGGCGTTAATCCAGGAGGGAATTTAC contains the following coding sequences:
- the moeB gene encoding molybdopterin-synthase adenylyltransferase MoeB; this translates as MNAYGGVKVAEAYTAMEDGSRVAIRVYIPTPYRGLTHNQPLVEGRGDDLVELLEDLETRFPGIHRHVFDQMGELHRHLNVYVNNVGVEELGGKRTVLKDGDEVALIPAMAGGAVPFNEEQIRRYSRHIILPEVGGKGQRKLLNSSALLVGAGGLGSPAALYLAAAGVGRLGIIDADVVDLSNLQRQILHHMDDIGRPKVVSAVEAIGQINPDVKVEPIQAVLSSANAKEVISQYDLVVNGCDNFPTRYLVNDACVLLKKPLVDGSIFKFEGQVTVFVPGQGCYRCLYPAPPPPGLVPSCQEAGVLGVLCGIVGSLQAIEAIKLLLGIGDSLVGRLLFFDSLGMEFRQVKVRRASDCPVCGDDPTITDLIDYHEFCGVPGGGH
- the cysK gene encoding cysteine synthase A, with amino-acid sequence MPRLVRNVLELIGDTPLVQLQRIPRPGSARILGKLESLNPGGSVKDRIAFAMIEEAERSGRLKPGDTIVEPTSGNTGIGLAMVAAVKGYRLILTMPEDMSQERQRLVGRFGAEVILTPAIEGMSGAVYAAESLVAQHPDYFMPQQFANPANPAVHRLTTAQEILKATEGQIDAFVAGVGTGGTITGVGEVLKSEVPDVQVIAVEPARSPVLQGGRSRPHGIQGIGASFVPGVLNMQVVDEIIAVEDEDAYQMASRLSREEGLMVGISAGANVFASIVVAERLGTGKVVVTILPDTGERYLSVPF
- a CDS encoding Rrf2 family transcriptional regulator — encoded protein: MRVSTKGDYATRAMQDLALHYEKGPIQIEEIARRQHLPARYLEQILLSLKRAGFVESKRGMSGGYYLAKHPREITVGAIIRAMEGPIVPIFCVDSGPREICIEEPHCSLRDIWADVRDAVAQIVDQTTLEDLCQRFRTKQERQRVSYQI
- the purN gene encoding phosphoribosylglycinamide formyltransferase; protein product: MKRQLRLGVLASGRGSNLQAIIEAGKAGTVDALVVIVVSDVANARALELARRYGIEAVFADPRLHATNEEFDAAVIDLLRKHEVELVCLAGYMRLLSSSFIEAYAHRIMNIHPALLPAFPGLHAQRKTVQYGSKFSGCTVHFVDEGIDTGPIIIQAVVPVLDDDTEETLSARILVSEHQIYPQAIQLFAEGRLEIRGRRVCCHEAYASQGG
- the purH gene encoding bifunctional phosphoribosylaminoimidazolecarboxamide formyltransferase/IMP cyclohydrolase — translated: MTMSTEPVHETGSIQVRRALISVSDKTGLIELASTLQKLSVEIISTGGTARALRDANIPVVDVADITGFPEMLDGRVKTLHPRIHAGILAKRHDPEHQQKLREFGISFIDLVIINLYPFEATVARADTSFEEAIEQIDIGGPSLIRAAAKNFEDVAIVTDPADYATIGAELQHGEGCLSRSRRLQLATTAFARVACYDALIAAYLKRQCGETDDPALPDRLDLHLVKLQQLRYGENPHQRAALYGNALTREPSVAGAQQLQGKELSFNNLMDLNAAFTLAREFDDPAVVIVKHTNPCGVGIGSRLCEAYQRALAADPTSAFGGVLSLNRPVDGDTARELTATFAEAVVAPGYHEAALAILREKKALRLLQIEPWPATTSPDRAALELRPIVGGMLVQERDQIDCYPDTLRVVTRREPTDAEMRALRFAWKVAKHVKSNAIVLSHDCATVGIGAGQMSRVDACRLAIMKAVSSTKGTVLASDAFFPFRDGVDVAAEAGVTAIIQPGGSIRDAEVIQAADEADIAMVFTGIRHFRH
- the purD gene encoding phosphoribosylamine--glycine ligase; this encodes MQILVIGSGGREHALAWKIAQSPKAAKVWAAPGNVGISEVAECVNISASDIRLLADFAERKRIDLTVVGPEVPLTLGIVDEFERRGLRIFGPRKDAAIIEESKVFAKIFMKKYRIPTGFFQSFDRAEEATRYVKEIGVPLVVKADGLAAGKGVIVCFELTEALDAVKKIMEERLFGDAGDRIVIEQYLEGEEVSFHVLTDGDTVLPLASSQDHKRVFNDDQGPNTGGMGAYSPASAITEPMNQQIMERIMIPTIRGMAAEGRPYKGVLYAGLMIGSGEIKVLEFNARFGDPETQPLLLRMKSDLVPLLEAVVDGRLRDHTIDWRSDASVCVVMASRGYPGPYDQGAPITGLKEAAAEPGVMIFHAGTNRTKDQTLTGGGRVLGVTGIGRDIHGAIATTYRAVKKIHWEGAHYRTDIGVRALSRIS
- the purE gene encoding 5-(carboxyamino)imidazole ribonucleotide mutase; the protein is MATHPVVGIVMGSDSDLAVMELTAKALERFGIPFELKISSAHRSLDATLNYVRQAEARGIKVIVAGAGAAAHLAGVIAGQTTLPVIGVPLASTSLKGLDALLSVVQMPGGVPVATMAIGEAGAKNAGILAARILALSDEALQHTLQSFKEALASEVEDKDRTLQKRRS
- a CDS encoding glycosyltransferase family 39 protein, encoding MLLLFLGFVAVFHLWFINSGRFNLAPDEAYYWTWSKRLDWSYYSKGPMVAYLIALSTRAGGDTEFFVRLPAVLLSTGTALLTFLLADRLCRSGWAGLKAVLLLAAIPLYEAGSILMTIDAPLVFFWSLTLLLIHRALTADGNAWWFFAGIGLGLGLLSKYTMAIMIPQTFLYLILSRDHRFWLRRSGPYLALGVGLLLFTPVIYWNTTHNLVSFRHLLEQLGGGKETVMPLKSLGEFVASQVGVVTPVLFTLLIIGIWEVGRTGFVRRSDDTSLFLFCASVPLLFACVIISLWTKVQANWAAPAFIAAAIAAAKWRSGPPTPGYPAWRWTRNRALFAGALLTGFLVSAIGHFPHALASVGLPLPHKLDLTRRLRGWTELGTHVSAVYQEMSRSRSTFVFSDRYQIASEVMFYVPAHPRTYNIQLERRMNQFDVWGGTEEVRGWNAIFVADRPDPPEAVLRSFDMVTLDQPTHDSTVGRSRVSDSWSIFRCYGFRGFPPARQLWY
- a CDS encoding glycosyltransferase family 2 protein, which produces MKDTSPPCALNDDLQRAPWPSIVIPFYNEEENVRPLHDQIVSALSGLTRSYEVIAVDDGSTDRTLAILEAIVKEDPRWRVVVLRRNFGQTAALSAGFDHATGDVIVTLDGDLQNDPADIPRLLELIQDYDVVSGWRADRKDPFLSRRLPSMLANRLISATTGVRLHDYGCTLKAYRRVVVENLRLYGELHRFIPAIASWMGIAIAEVKTNHRPRQFGHSKYSIARTVRVLLDLIAVKFLLRFSTSPIQIFGGLGLTVGVAGGGLLLYLAGLKLLMGQQIGGRPLLLLAILLLILGVQLVGMGLLGEMVARVYHETQRKPIYMVQRTIHGGQGRRDGC
- a CDS encoding flippase-like domain-containing protein; its protein translation is MLKPADSSTGNAWQFWLKLTVSIALLTLLLAKTDLQALWTLFRSLRIPIFFGSILLYLVTQLLSTVRWRCLLRAEHIYLSHWRLILLYFEGMFFNLMLPTAIGGDLVRGYQVSRLTERREASLASILVERLSGYAALTIIACIAIIPAYAHVRDPLIIWLTVGSAAGMVGLIASLLSDRLQALFFRVLHGVGLGRFHDTIHRLYEAVQRYWTHRQALLLALGLSFILQSLVITIFYLISLALNLSVPLRYFFLFVPLISVISMLPISVAGLGLREGSAVYLFTTVGLDSASAISLSLLWFAVTALCSGLGGVVFLFGRAQPRAQP
- a CDS encoding phosphatase PAP2 family protein, encoding MSVLPWLEKLREWDEAGFHLINRSLRNWFFDLLMPFVSNKWNFAFPAAALLVYIFLFRPKRDRMIAVFAIAVILLTDETSQLLKDLFQRTRPFHPLRDTTRLVSFSFPSNHASNMFALATVLSYNYPRAGFICFSAAALVGYSRVYVGSHYPFDVLAGALWGVFVGLLSAAVIQRLMRIIQVRLTNRSRDNKDHSAYGPETFQ